CTTTTTAAactctttttatgttttaaaaactgaATCGCATATCTAAACTATAAGAGATATGGAAGAGAAGAGCGGAAGGGATATGAGGTGTGTAAGATTTGTGTTTCCTTACATTTATTTTGGTAAAATAAAGTATCAAGCGGTTGAATCTACACAGGGACCCATACAAAAgacaaaatatgtttaaatctTTTCTCATTTAAATACTTAATaacaaatatctaaaatatctgttatttttatttatttatttatttttttttatttatttgtattctCATTCTTTAAAACTCTTTTTATGTTTCAAAATgattttatgaataatattttattttatatttttttagcaCATATATTGTTTTTATCTATCCAAGAATGACGTTCTTAATAAAACATATTGTGAAGTGTGAACACTTTTTTGCAAAGGTTCTTTTAAAATTGAGTTACGTGTATATGGTTTTAATAAGCTCTTTAAACTTAGTTGCAACAAAAGATTTGGCttttttctataatttaaaGTTTCAGACACTTAGAGGCatataactttttaaaagttttacatgTTAAAAAGTGACAAAAATGAGTCTACTCAAACTATTAACGGAGAACGGCAAAGAAGGATGGGACATTAAAATAAGCTCTTTGATAAAAGGTAATTGTGTAACTTACGAGTACCTGTACAGAGCCTCGTGACTGGAAATCCATTTCCTTTAGTACACACTTTGTTAGCGTGGTCTATCAGATAGGTAGCATTCTGCAAATAGAAGTTTAAGAATAAAGGTCATTGATAGCTCTGATTGTTAGCTTTGAATATGTGCGAAAAGTTATTTttgaaaagtatttaaaatatatctCTAAATACAAAACTAGACAAAAGTAAGACAATGTTCTTAAAAAGAATATAGCATTAGCAAAGTTATAAAACCTGGTTGTTAATACCTACTTAAAGCTGTTATTCGTGACAGGTTTATTGTACAGAAGTTGAAGTAACAGGTTCATTGTACAGAAGTGGAAGTAACAGGTTTATTGCACAGAAGTGGAAGTAACAGGTTTATTGTACAGCAGTGGAAGTAACAGATTTATTGTACAGAAGTGGAAGTAACAGGTTTATTGTACAGAAGTGGAAGTAACAGGTTTATTGTAAAGCAGTGGAAGTAACAGGTTTATTGTACAGAAGTGGAAGTAACAAATTTAAACTAAAGTTATGAGCTAGGTTGTATAAAATCAGTTTTTGTATAGCAAGTAAAGAATACAATGTAAAGTCTTTCAGAATAAAATATACCAAATATTTGGGTGAATGGTTTAAATAATCAGCAAGAGGTGTGTAAGATTTgtgtctctttatatttattttagtagAAAAATTTATCAAGCAGTTGAATCTACACAGGGGCCCATACAAAGGACAAAATATGtttaactcttttttcatttaaatacttagtaataaaagtttaaaattagtCAGTTATATTATATCATGTAGTAGTAAATTTAAGCCTAGTGGTTAGAGGGATGAAAACATATTTACTGGCTGAATGCCAAGTTAAAATACTTTAAAGTAAAACTTGAACGTTCATTTTTTCTACACATTTATACAATAATACGACATCTATATGCATAATATTATGTGTATGTGTTGAATATGTTTCGGCCACTAACCTTCATTCTCAGTTGTGTGTAGCTTGCTAGGAAACTTCCAGACTCTCTATCAAAGACTGTCTCTACAATTGCCTCCATTCCATTTCTGTAATCAGCTGAAAATTTACCCTTGAGTACAAACTCTACTGGTTTACCCTGGTATACTTCAGCTATTCTCCCAACTATGATGAACTCTGATTGTTCTGGTACACATTTTCTATCAGAGGTTGTTGGCGCAGCATTCAGAGTCACCAGTACAGATACAAGTAGAGTAAGATATTTAGTAAACATTTTCAGCTCAAATTGAAACTATACTGAGTGAAATAATTGCTTTTTGATGCTGTTGAAGCGTATGCAGCTGGTTTTATAAATGTCTCCTTATATATAGTGTAAGTTACTTATCAATGTTTGCTTACTTAAGTTCAGATAAGATCATTTTAGCAACCTCTCCCTTTATGATCCTGAATCATCTTACTATCTAAAGTCATGTGCTTCTCTTTATTACTGTTAACTGTAGTTAATCATGCTTCAATGTTTTTACATTATGCTCCCTGGTCTATTTATCTGGTTGATGCAATGCTTATTTAGAGCTAGATGTATCTTTATATATAGAAACAGCTGTGGAAGGAAAATTGACTGAGAAACTGTATCACTCTGtcagataaactttgaagttttgTGCTATATTTTTTCATGTCACGTGTAGCATATAAAACAACTGCCAaatgtattatttatatgaCATAGTTTGTCAGTTTTTGCATATTATTAATGAACTTACACTTTCACTAAAATGCATTAGTACATTGCGCACACTATAGCTAAcacataaattatatgttacaaaatatttacaaaaaagtgtTCATGAATTTTGTTTCCATCCATGCAACCATGCCTGTTTTGGTAAGTAAAATAGTACAATGTTATGTGTCTGATGTTGTtaattgttgttattataatatactagtacactgacAGTTCCATGCTGtctgagagatcatcaggagtaatACCTATCTACATAATTACTCTATAAACAGAAAGGTGGTTGAGTCATACAGTTGGTGGTTTGATTAGCTGCTAAGTTGAATATCTGTGTTTGATTTTTGCATCATGTGTTTTGTTTTCAAACCTTTAGGTGAGATTTACTATAAACAAAGGCTTGTATAcccctctatatgacatttCCTGCCTTATGATGCTAACACCGAAatgaattaatgtcgtatggtgaGGTTACACTGTATTTGTGTTCGATTTCTGTGTGATGCTTGTTTCTGAACAATTAATCAAAGCTTcgaacagacagatggacaaacaCAGCTTTCATTATAGCATAGATTTATAAAGGCTGATTAACAGTCAGTTTAATTACAGTCAGAAACAGAGTCTGTCACATTTTGAAACTTATATGACTCTGAATTCAACTAGTTAGACTTTAAATGTTAGTAACTTTAGCTATTAGCATTAAATTAATACTTATACTTAAATACAGGTAAAAATTTTATTCAGAGGTAAACAGATATTTTGCTAAGAAAATTTATGACCTGATCTAGTATAATTGTTTTTGAGTTAAGCTCCTAACTCAGTCATATGAGTATGAGAGTTATTTACAAATGGGATTATGGTAAAAATAGTAAACAAACTGCAGGTCACATGGTACATGCTCCGTAAGACACCAACCTGCAGTGCATGTCACATGTCTTAGTTTACTTCTACAACCAATCACATGGGTGACTTCCTGCAGGAGGTCGCATATTGTACAGTATAACTTTACAAACAGTCACATGTTCAGCTCATAGCAGGAAATCCTTTGTCTTACAGATTACGTCTATAACTGGTCACTTGGTTTTCTGTAAAAACTTTGTAAGGATTTTCCGTAAAAGTGATagaatcaaatattttaatatctttacattaaatattcttataagctaatgaatttagtttacatGGCTTTAGCTAAATCTCTTCAACTGCAAGgaataaaaattaacttttgcTTATAACATATTGATTTATTAATGATCTATTATCTATTCATTGATTTTAACATattgattttattaattttaatattttattggaaTTCATTTTGGGAAAAATCCAATTTTTttctcatattttttattttaacaaagttaTAAATTCTGAAAATTCTCATCCTTTTAGATTTGAAttacataaaaactttaaacaacAAAGTTAGAAATAGAAAAATGGCTGCTTTATTACGGTATTTGTAAGATTTAGCAGGCTTTAGtgagaaaatttaaaattatatttgtgatggtaaaaaggtttttgtttacaGTTTAAACTTTTCCACTTTTGAAAATAGAAACTTCACTGAAAACAAGCCAAAAAACGTTTTGATAATTTTCTGTTGTGAGGTTAACAAGTTAGAAAATACACAAAGTGTTTTACTAAAGATTTCATCTGTTGTTCACACTTTTTTAGAGCTTTTACCTGACTTGTTGCAGAATGTCACAGGATGTTAGTTGATAACATTCAACAGTCTATCATGTGACTAGCTGTAAGCATAAGCTATTGCTTATGCGGGAGGTTGTGCAAGTGAGTGTCACATGCAGATCAGATCACATGCATTATTGGCTATCAGTATTATGAGCCTATATGTAAACAAAGCTGATAGTTAAGCTCCTGTATTACTACCAGTTTATATTACAAGTTTACCCTGCTAATTTCAGCTTCGATGTGGATAAATTAATCAGCAAATTTAACAAAATCATTTCAACCTTATTACAAAACATgtctatttttgtttttttttctaacaaattacaagttattattTCCTTAACTTTTTGCTGTTTCTAAAGAAACAGTCAAGTGTACAAAAAgcacaattaaaaaaatttaatcaaaaaagaaaatttattgGCGGTTTTTTGACAGCTGTATTTTTCATTAAAGATCAGCCTATATGTTAATTATAAACCAACAAGTTTAGTTGAATATAAAATAGAATATAAAACAATCGAGTGCAGGAAATGTCGTTGTGAGCTCACATATCTAATAATTTGTCTATGagataaacatacatataaatcattcttaGCAATTCACCTACTTATGTATAAATGTAAAGGGGGGCTTGCTACCACTTAATTTTTCTGAAAAAATGGCATAATCTAGTGGTTTAAAAACTGGTAACTCAATTAACCTGTAtataactgaaatatgtaaaagctcattatttaaaaaattaaatttctcCGAGAATGGAATGGGCTATTGAATCAATAATGCAGAGATTTTAATTTGCTAATAATTTAACAATAATCATACAAATTTTATACTTACTATTTTGTAGATCCTTTCCATTTTAGTATTTCTTTTCAGGTTTTTAATTTGCCTTTTCTCATTCCTTTCAAACACTTTTTTGTGTACCAAGCGCTAGGAGTATTCAAGCTCAATACCCGCATTGATTTTCATAATCAGTACAGTTTATATAGAGTGTGAAAGATTGCAAATTCTTTAATTAGACTTGGGTTATGTATAAACTAGAAAAACTTAATCTAGCTGAGGTAAGTTTTGAAACTtactttgaaatattttcatctttagacatctttaaaaattagtaactctaGTAACATTAGTAACATCTTCAGATTGAATCTCAATGGCAGAGAAAATTTATCTGTTTTTTCCAATAAACaaagtaaatttattttccatCATAAAGACTTTGGGATGATAATTAATTATGTTAATCTACCAAGTCAATGTTATGTCTGATTATTTGTGGTTTTCTAGCGATTTATTATTTACACTGGCATCATCTTTTTGGTGTTTTGAAACGTaagcttttttaatttaaaccaTACCGCTTGCATTGTTGGACCATTGTAAAATTTAGCAGTGTTTCAGGCATTATATTTATCACTCTGTAAAGCTAAAGATTTTTTGCGAATAAAAGCTTTGTCCatgcataaagttttaaacttgAAAGTTTTATAGCTATCAAAAAGGTTAACATTTTTGCTGAAATTCTAAAGACTAAATTCTAAAGCCTAAAGACGAAATTCTAAATTCTAAGGTCTAAAgattttctcaataattttttgtttgtagaATCTATAAAATTCAAGAGCAGATAAACTGATGTACCTACTGTAACAGTCATCTCTCAAAACTTTTGGAAGACTAAATCTGAACTGCTGCCAAATTTCATAAGATGTCAATTAACATTGTGCAACAGTCTATCATGTGACTAGCTGTAAGCATAAGCTGTTGCTCATGTGACAAGTTGTGCAAGTGAGTGTCATGCAGAGCAGGTCATTTGCATATTTGACTATCAGTATCATGAGCTTCTGTGTACACAAAGCTGATAATTGCTCACCTGTATCACTATCATTTTACACTACAAGTGAATCCTGCAAATATCAGCTTCATTCTGAGTAAATCAATCAGCAAATTTGTCAACATTAATTTTATCTTTCTCAAAAACACTTTTACTTATGCGTCTTTTACTAAAAAGTTACAAGTTATTAATTTATCAACATTCTattgttttcaataaaaataattatgtataaaaaatgtaattaaaaaccaaaaaacTAGATTCATTGACAGTTTTTTGAAATTTGTATTGTTTAGTCAatctatataataagtataaaccaacaagtttgtttatttgtacATCTcattcaaaaaaataaaattttaatttattttttagaaatattgTGCAATGAACTTGATAAAACGCAGTTGAAAGTTTGCATATCTAATAATTCGTCAATAAGCAAAGTGTACACATAAAACACACTTACCAATTTGCCTACTTACTTGTTAACTACTTGTAGTGGGGTTTGTTTACGTAGTGGTTTTTCATTTGCCTACAAAGGAACAGCTACATGCAATATTGCAGTACAATACCTAAGGCAGTGAATTATTTATAGAAAATTATACAATAGGTAAATAAATAATGTGTTATTTACCATACATTTAATAGTTCATTTCTACTTTAATGCTGTTTCTGCCGAGTCAATGACTCATATATGCAAAAGATGTTACCCTGTAACAGCGGAAATGTGCTTCGTGTTAACAAAAGTGCCAGCATTAACACAGCTTGTCatataaaaagttattaaattatataatagattGTTTCTTTTATATGGAAACTGCAGTCCAAGAATTGAccataataaaaaaacatttaaacattATAGTAAAGCTGGAAAAGCATTTTATGTCTGATTATGGTAGTCAATATATGATAATTAAATTGAGAGCGAAATTATGATAGGAAAACACAGCGAATAAAATTGTGAGTCTACCAAAGTTATGATAAAGTGTCAAGATCAGTAAACCATAGAGTAGTCTCTATCAAAAATGTCTAGAGTAAATTTATGACATCAGAGAGAAAGTTGATTCAACATCACACAGTAGGAGGTTCCTAGACTTATCTTATCTCTACCTGAATAGGTAAACATTGATCAATATCTCACAGTATATATAGAGAGAGGAACTCCTAGTCTCAGTATTGTACACTACAAGAGTTTAGATCAAGTTGTTCTTATACTAACTTGTTATTTCTACTTTACCTGAGAATGTTTACTAAATATCTTATTCTTCTGGGAGCAGTGCTGGTGACTTTAAATGCTGCACCAACAATCTCCGATAGAAAATGTGTACCAGAACAATCAGAGTTCATCATAGATGGAAGAATAGCTGAAGTATACCAGGGAACACCGGTAGAGTTTGTACTCAAGGGTAAATTCTTGGCTGATTACGTAAATGGAATGGAGGCAATTGTGGAGACTGTCTTTGATGTAgagtctggaagttttctggcAAACTACACACAGCTGAGGATGAAGGTAGGCAGCAAGAAACTGtttttttgcttattttacaCAATATTTGAATGCAAACTAATTTTGTCTGTACTACAAATTTTGCTAAGCAGGCAAtgtaaattgtatttgtttttaatagtttgtacaaaaaaatttaacgtgtttattttcaaattttcaaaacatgtttaaagttttgtgattgataaaatattattttataattatacatgtaagtcGAATActgtgtttttaaaaaagtcACAGCAGTAAAATACTGTTATACAAATGATTATGgtttcagatttttatctgaatgaaaatatttattgcgCTAAAAGGTTTTTGGCAATTTGATATTACCactttgtgtttattttttagttgATATATTTATGATTAACTGTAAGCAGCTCAACATTGTTATATTATGATATTCTCCAACCTGAAGCTTTGGTGCCtaattcattttattaaaacaaattttccattttaaatattttgatgataAATATCTAATTCATACCAAAATAGTAGATTGTTAGTAAGCATTAAATGATAGGAGATTTACAAACTGTTTTTTTACTTTAAACTTCTGATTGTAGGATGCCACCTATTTGATAGACTCTATTAACAAAGTATGTACTAAAGGAGATGGTTTTCTAGTCACCAGGTTTTGTACA
Above is a genomic segment from Watersipora subatra chromosome 6, tzWatSuba1.1, whole genome shotgun sequence containing:
- the LOC137398597 gene encoding uncharacterized protein isoform X2, yielding MFTKYLILLGAVLVTLNAAPTISDRKCVPEQSEFIIDGRIAEVYQGTPVEFVLKGKFLADYVNGMEAIVETVFDVESGSFLANYTQLRMKDATYLIDSINKVCTKGDGFLVTRFCTDTPGLKYIDSWKMGTQMTDTYVYDEPTASRKLIITMFRDSFTQAAAVIDQTFQGARQQVSVLYGNQTMGIQDPTIFTIPSFCK